A portion of the Deinococcus peraridilitoris DSM 19664 genome contains these proteins:
- a CDS encoding glycoside hydrolase family 27 protein, which yields MTTLISSARPQPQAHHRVAVTPPMGWNSWDCYGASVTELEVLGNAQYLAEHLKPFGWEYVVVDIQWYEPEANSSVYRPFVPLEMDAYSRLMPSTRRFPSAADGAGFKPLADELHRLGLKFGIHIMRGIPRQAVHANTPILGTNARARDIAHPNSICPWNTDMYGVDATKEGAQAYYDSLFPLFQLYASWGVDFVKVDDIAASRLYHFHPAEIELIRRAIDRCGREMVLSLSPGPAPVEHAQFLVDHANMWRLTDDYWDHWDMLYAMFERCDAWSAYVGSGHWPDCDMLPLGRIGLRSVDGGGRDRLTRFTPDEQRTMMTLWCLFRSPLMFGGELRDNDEATLALLTNMDVLAVHRHGERPRQLCREGDLVVWTSDMPDGQVNLGLFNLYDRAETIVFPLAELGLHGTLHASDLWVGQPMNVERDVLSVHLEPHASCLVQISGDP from the coding sequence ATGACCACCTTGATCTCCTCAGCTCGACCTCAACCACAAGCACATCACCGAGTCGCGGTCACCCCGCCCATGGGCTGGAACAGCTGGGACTGCTACGGCGCAAGCGTCACCGAGCTGGAAGTCCTCGGCAACGCGCAGTACCTCGCGGAGCACCTCAAGCCCTTCGGCTGGGAATACGTGGTGGTGGACATCCAGTGGTACGAACCCGAAGCGAACTCCAGCGTGTACCGCCCCTTCGTGCCCCTCGAGATGGACGCCTACTCTCGGTTGATGCCCTCCACCCGACGTTTTCCATCGGCGGCGGACGGCGCGGGCTTCAAGCCGCTCGCGGATGAATTGCATCGCCTGGGCCTTAAATTCGGAATTCACATCATGCGGGGCATCCCGCGGCAGGCAGTTCACGCGAACACGCCCATCCTCGGCACGAATGCACGTGCACGTGACATTGCCCATCCAAACTCCATCTGCCCCTGGAACACCGACATGTACGGTGTGGACGCCACCAAGGAAGGCGCGCAGGCGTACTATGATTCGCTCTTTCCGCTCTTTCAGCTGTACGCAAGTTGGGGCGTCGATTTCGTGAAGGTGGATGACATCGCGGCGTCCCGGCTCTACCATTTCCATCCAGCGGAAATCGAGCTCATCCGCCGAGCCATCGACCGGTGTGGACGCGAGATGGTGCTCAGCCTCTCCCCCGGTCCGGCACCTGTCGAGCACGCCCAGTTTCTGGTCGACCACGCCAACATGTGGCGGCTCACCGACGATTACTGGGACCACTGGGACATGCTCTACGCCATGTTTGAGCGGTGTGACGCATGGAGCGCGTACGTCGGCTCGGGTCACTGGCCGGACTGTGACATGCTCCCCTTAGGCCGTATCGGCCTGCGTTCCGTCGATGGCGGCGGCCGAGACCGGTTGACGCGCTTCACGCCTGACGAGCAGCGCACAATGATGACGCTTTGGTGCCTCTTCCGGTCGCCCTTGATGTTCGGTGGAGAGCTTCGGGACAACGACGAAGCGACTCTGGCGCTGCTCACCAACATGGACGTCTTGGCTGTACATCGTCATGGGGAGCGACCACGGCAACTTTGCCGGGAGGGAGACTTGGTGGTGTGGACGTCAGACATGCCGGACGGCCAGGTCAACCTCGGGTTATTCAACCTCTATGATCGTGCCGAAACAATTGTGTTTCCCCTTGCGGAGCTCGGGCTGCATGGAACGCTGCACGCCTCAGATTTGTGGGTCGGTCAGCCCATGAACGTAGAGCGCGACGTCCTATCCGTCCATCTTGAGCCACATGCGTCGTGCCTTGTTCAGATCTCCGGAGATCCGTAA
- a CDS encoding RNA 2'-phosphotransferase, translated as MNSRQVKLSKILSRFLRHAPHELGMSLLPGGWVKTDALLSALSARGVRITLDELRALVASSDKQRFALDEVRGLIRANQGHSVEVDLLLEPAIPPEILYHGTAERYLAAILVDGLQRMKRHHVHLSRDEETAHRVGSRCGRAVVLRVNARHMHHDGFVFLLSDNGVWLTDQVPPHYLGVSDRRSD; from the coding sequence ATGAACAGCCGCCAGGTCAAGCTCAGCAAAATCCTGTCACGCTTCCTGCGGCATGCACCCCACGAATTGGGGATGTCGCTGCTGCCAGGAGGCTGGGTGAAAACGGACGCGCTGTTGTCTGCCCTGTCGGCCCGTGGCGTGCGCATCACCTTGGACGAACTGCGTGCCCTGGTGGCGTCGAGCGACAAACAACGTTTCGCGCTCGACGAGGTTCGTGGCCTGATTCGCGCCAACCAGGGACACAGTGTAGAAGTCGATTTGCTCCTGGAGCCTGCGATCCCGCCCGAAATCCTGTATCACGGTACGGCCGAAAGGTACCTCGCGGCTATTTTGGTGGATGGTCTGCAACGCATGAAGCGGCATCACGTGCACCTGTCCAGGGATGAAGAGACAGCCCACCGGGTGGGATCACGGTGTGGCCGGGCGGTGGTACTGCGCGTGAACGCCCGGCATATGCATCACGATGGATTCGTGTTTCTGCTTTCAGACAATGGTGTCTGGCTGACCGATCAGGTGCCGCCCCACTATCTCGGTGTGTCAGACCGGCGGTCTGACTGA
- a CDS encoding MBL fold metallo-hydrolase produces the protein MTQTQQHAHLSVRTLVTGPLQENALLVRDAAGQGFVVDPGDEGERLLREIEAFGLRPQAIVLTHAHFDHLGAVEQLRTTLGIPVLLHPADLEIYRSASQSAARWGMNVIQPADPDAFLTPGEVLQAGDVHLTVRELPGHAPGHVILKGTDFVLAGDTLFRGSIGRTDLPGGDHVQLIQGITRELLSLPDDTVVYPGHGGATTVGRERLHNPFL, from the coding sequence ATGACGCAAACGCAACAACATGCCCATCTCAGCGTCCGCACGCTGGTGACCGGGCCTCTGCAGGAAAACGCGCTGCTCGTTCGGGACGCAGCCGGTCAGGGCTTCGTGGTGGACCCCGGCGACGAGGGAGAGCGGCTCCTGCGTGAAATCGAAGCGTTTGGATTGCGTCCGCAGGCCATCGTGCTGACCCACGCTCACTTCGATCATCTGGGGGCCGTCGAGCAGTTGCGCACCACGCTGGGCATTCCGGTGTTGCTGCACCCCGCTGATCTCGAGATTTACCGCTCGGCCTCGCAGAGTGCGGCGCGCTGGGGTATGAACGTCATCCAGCCCGCCGACCCCGACGCGTTCCTGACGCCAGGCGAGGTGCTGCAAGCCGGTGACGTCCACCTGACAGTGCGCGAGCTGCCCGGTCACGCGCCCGGACACGTGATCCTGAAAGGTACGGATTTCGTGCTGGCCGGTGACACGCTCTTTCGCGGCTCGATCGGACGGACAGACCTGCCGGGCGGGGACCACGTCCAGCTGATTCAGGGCATCACGCGTGAGCTGCTCTCCCTGCCTGACGACACGGTGGTGTATCCCGGGCACGGTGGGGCCACCACCGTCGGGCGCGAGCGGCTGCACAACCCGTTTCTTTGA
- a CDS encoding transaldolase: MASTLEQLREFSVVVADTGDLTAIEQFRPQDCTTNPSLILKAAQHSASADLVSDVIEQASRAEESVERILDRLAVRFGVELTRLVPGFVSTEVDAMLSFDRDAMIDKARSLIALYEEQGVIRERILIKLAATWEGIRAAEVLEREGIHCNLTLVFGLEQAVACAQAGALLISPFVGRITDWYKKHEGKDSYPVDEDPGVQSVPRIYAHFKQQGYPTVVMGASFRSAAQVEALAGCDRLTVSPALLGSSTRTRERWFGSSRRVRWRPSGSRTSVKRRSGGRWWKTRWRARSSLKAFAPFTRIT; the protein is encoded by the coding sequence ATGGCGAGCACACTGGAGCAACTCCGCGAATTCTCCGTAGTGGTCGCGGACACCGGCGACCTGACGGCCATCGAGCAGTTCCGCCCGCAGGACTGCACCACCAACCCCTCCCTGATTCTCAAGGCCGCCCAGCACTCCGCCTCCGCTGACCTCGTAAGCGACGTCATCGAACAGGCAAGCCGAGCAGAGGAGAGCGTCGAGCGCATTCTCGACCGGCTCGCGGTGCGTTTCGGCGTGGAACTCACCAGGCTCGTCCCCGGTTTCGTCAGCACCGAAGTGGACGCGATGCTGTCGTTCGATCGTGACGCCATGATCGACAAAGCCCGAAGTCTCATCGCGCTGTATGAGGAGCAGGGCGTGATCCGCGAGCGGATCCTGATCAAGCTGGCCGCGACGTGGGAAGGCATTCGCGCGGCGGAAGTGCTCGAACGCGAAGGAATACACTGCAACCTGACGCTGGTGTTCGGCCTCGAACAGGCCGTGGCGTGCGCGCAGGCCGGGGCACTCCTGATCTCACCGTTCGTGGGTCGCATCACCGACTGGTACAAGAAGCACGAAGGCAAAGACAGCTACCCTGTCGATGAGGACCCGGGTGTGCAGAGCGTGCCGCGCATCTACGCGCATTTCAAACAGCAGGGGTACCCCACGGTCGTGATGGGCGCGTCGTTCCGCAGCGCCGCGCAGGTGGAAGCGTTGGCCGGCTGCGACCGACTGACGGTCAGTCCGGCGTTGCTGGGGAGCTCGACGCGGACCAGGGAACGCTGGTTCGGCAGCTCACGCCGGGTGAGGTGGCGGCCGAGCGGGAGCCGCACCTCAGTGAAGCGGCGTTCCGGTGGGCGCTGGTGGAAAACCAGATGGCGGGCGAGAAGCTCATTGAAGGCATTCGCGCCTTTCACCAGGATTACCTGA
- a CDS encoding sialidase family protein translates to MTTHPTVAEHVLFTPPSGEGSKGTSYTRVVRLQHPGPAQGRLLASFEYFPSRALPIYESLDDGRTWSPEPIAVVRDTQRPEWGLRYQPHLYELPADAGDLPAGTLLLAGNSFPDDLSAFELQLYVSFDAGRSWTFRSALANGPAADAPVWEPNLLLLPGGELVAYYADETHKAEGFNQLIGHKVSRDGGLTWEAQVYDIAHPTFTQRPGMPVVVPLPDGTYVMGYEALIVQDDGSTYAPMRVKFSNDGLNWDDPAEPGLPVHTADGLWLDSTPYLGWSPAGGPNGTLIATAMHTYDHAGTKRPHVLMINRDDGRGPWEALPSPVQFRPGGHLQAGWSQAVLASPEGRHVLHLASSDLGNGVNEIRYATAPLPDPAQAVL, encoded by the coding sequence ATGACCACCCACCCCACGGTCGCCGAGCACGTACTGTTCACCCCACCCTCCGGCGAGGGCAGCAAAGGCACGTCCTACACCCGCGTCGTCCGCCTGCAACACCCTGGACCCGCGCAGGGCCGGCTACTCGCCAGCTTCGAGTACTTCCCATCACGCGCCCTGCCCATCTACGAGAGCCTCGACGACGGCCGCACCTGGTCACCCGAACCGATCGCTGTGGTTCGCGACACCCAGCGCCCCGAGTGGGGGCTGCGCTACCAGCCTCACCTGTACGAGCTGCCCGCCGACGCCGGCGACCTACCCGCCGGGACGCTCTTGCTGGCCGGCAACAGCTTTCCCGACGACCTCAGTGCCTTCGAACTGCAACTCTACGTCAGCTTCGATGCGGGACGTAGCTGGACGTTCCGGAGCGCCCTCGCGAATGGTCCGGCCGCCGACGCACCCGTGTGGGAACCGAACCTGCTGCTGCTCCCCGGTGGCGAACTCGTCGCGTACTACGCCGACGAGACGCACAAAGCCGAAGGCTTCAACCAGCTCATCGGACACAAGGTCTCCCGCGATGGCGGCCTCACGTGGGAAGCGCAAGTGTACGACATCGCGCACCCCACCTTCACACAGCGGCCCGGAATGCCCGTGGTCGTCCCATTGCCTGACGGGACGTACGTGATGGGATACGAAGCGCTCATCGTGCAGGACGACGGCTCGACCTACGCCCCGATGCGCGTGAAGTTCTCGAACGACGGACTGAACTGGGACGACCCTGCAGAACCCGGCCTACCCGTTCACACCGCCGACGGCCTCTGGCTCGACTCCACCCCGTACCTCGGCTGGAGCCCCGCCGGCGGCCCGAACGGCACGCTCATCGCGACTGCCATGCACACCTACGATCACGCTGGAACGAAACGACCGCATGTCCTGATGATCAACCGTGACGACGGCCGCGGCCCCTGGGAGGCTCTCCCCTCCCCTGTGCAGTTCCGGCCGGGCGGGCACCTCCAAGCCGGCTGGAGCCAAGCGGTCCTCGCCTCACCTGAAGGACGACACGTGCTGCACCTCGCCTCATCCGACTTAGGCAACGGCGTGAACGAAATCCGGTACGCCACCGCCCCCTTGCCCGACCCAGCCCAGGCTGTCCTCTAA
- the phoU gene encoding phosphate signaling complex protein PhoU — MREALEHDLRSILEGALEMLDVVARQLDFARASLIERDTGALANARALDKEVDAMETRIEAECLRVIALHQPVARDLRLIALILKSLTDIERMGDYVVHVAEDGVELAQETALKKYINLARMLERLGEMIDSLKRTIRERNVELARATLEMDDEVDDLYEQIQRELVTYMLEDPRTIGKAITLMRVGRSLERVGDHIENVAERVNYWVTGQRT; from the coding sequence ATGCGTGAAGCCCTGGAACACGATCTGCGCAGCATTCTGGAAGGCGCCCTCGAAATGCTGGACGTGGTCGCCCGTCAACTCGACTTCGCCCGCGCCTCCCTGATCGAACGAGACACGGGCGCGCTGGCGAATGCCCGCGCCCTCGACAAGGAAGTCGACGCCATGGAGACCCGCATCGAAGCCGAGTGTCTGCGCGTCATTGCGCTTCACCAGCCGGTCGCGCGCGACCTGCGTCTGATCGCGCTGATCCTCAAGAGCCTCACCGACATCGAGCGGATGGGCGATTACGTCGTGCACGTGGCTGAGGACGGCGTGGAGCTGGCGCAGGAAACGGCTTTGAAAAAGTACATCAACCTGGCGCGCATGCTCGAGCGGCTGGGTGAGATGATCGACAGCCTCAAGCGGACCATCCGCGAGCGCAACGTGGAGCTGGCGCGTGCCACGCTGGAAATGGACGATGAGGTCGACGATCTGTACGAGCAGATTCAACGTGAGCTGGTGACGTACATGCTCGAAGATCCGCGCACCATCGGCAAGGCCATCACCCTGATGCGGGTGGGGCGCAGTCTGGAGCGCGTGGGCGACCACATCGAGAACGTCGCCGAGCGCGTGAATTACTGGGTCACCGGTCAGCGCACTTGA
- a CDS encoding M23 family metallopeptidase, with the protein MTATGLARFVLVLGASLSWPASQAVTPGTASPRCPSEFGAEPRTPAEHRRRAEWVPYQRQLPLYEARLPGKPDRQLVMPVSGVRVRQVRDTFARPRGGGRLHEGQDIFAPRNTPVYSAAAGFVWRISETPLGGKWVFTVGAGGRRYYYAHLERFAAGLREGQRVTTSTLLGYVGTTGNARDTPAHLHFEVNEGSQARCDYRAIDPLPLLVDRPPKPSDR; encoded by the coding sequence ATGACGGCTACAGGTTTGGCCCGCTTCGTCCTGGTGCTGGGTGCGAGTCTGTCATGGCCGGCAAGTCAGGCAGTCACGCCCGGGACGGCGTCACCTCGCTGTCCTTCGGAATTTGGCGCGGAACCACGCACGCCAGCCGAACACCGTCGGCGAGCCGAGTGGGTCCCGTACCAGCGCCAACTCCCGCTGTACGAGGCGCGCCTTCCCGGCAAGCCGGACCGGCAGCTCGTCATGCCGGTGAGTGGCGTGCGTGTCCGGCAGGTGCGTGACACCTTCGCCCGTCCGCGCGGCGGTGGACGGCTGCACGAAGGGCAGGATATCTTCGCTCCACGGAACACGCCCGTATACAGTGCCGCTGCCGGCTTCGTGTGGAGAATCTCCGAAACACCACTGGGAGGCAAATGGGTGTTTACCGTCGGTGCGGGCGGTCGGCGGTATTACTACGCGCACCTTGAGCGCTTCGCTGCCGGGCTGCGCGAAGGGCAGCGGGTCACCACCAGCACCCTGCTGGGCTACGTCGGTACGACGGGCAACGCACGTGACACGCCGGCGCACCTGCACTTTGAGGTCAACGAAGGCTCGCAGGCCCGGTGCGACTACCGGGCCATCGACCCGCTTCCGCTGCTGGTCGATCGGCCGCCGAAACCGTCCGATCGCTGA
- the tkt gene encoding transketolase, whose translation MTTTIPGTTPRDLANALRVLAMDAVEAANSGHPGMPMGMADIATALWQHHLRHNPTSPLWPDRDRFILSNGHGSMLHYALLHLTGYNLELEELRNFRQWHSKTPGHPERGYTPGVETTTGPLGQGLANAVGMALAETLLASEFNTSEHTIVDHHTYVFLGDGCLMEGLSHEACTLAGTWGLNKLIAFWDDNGISIDGHIEPWFSHDVPAQYRAYGWNVIENIDGHDHQSVLHAIEDAKAQHERPTLICCRTTIGYGAPTKAGTHDVHGAPLGQNEIRAARKALGWTHEPFVIPQNLQGAWDARERGATLEQDWNDRFARYELEYPEKAAEFRRRLAGELPTNWTETRDDLLAGASTETTSLATRKTSQNVLETLVPALPEVIGGSADLTPSNLTRVRASKPLEFTQGGASGNYVQYGVREFGMTAIMNGLAAHGGFLPYGGTFAIFSDYARNALRMAALMKIKVVYVLTHDSIGVGEDGPTHQPIEQAASLRLIPNLNVWRPADLFETAVAWTHAVEYQGPTALLLSRQNLPQLAREPQARPDVARGGYVLSDAEDARVILIATGSEVHLAVLAAEQLAAEGIGARVVSMPSTTTFDAQDDTYRSTVLPRVLPRVAVEAAHADGWWKYVGLDGEVIGLTTFGESAPAARLFQEFGVTVENIVSAAKRVMVRAEGK comes from the coding sequence ATGACGACTACCATTCCAGGAACGACCCCTCGTGACCTCGCCAACGCCCTGCGCGTCCTCGCGATGGACGCCGTCGAAGCCGCGAACTCCGGTCATCCAGGCATGCCCATGGGCATGGCAGACATCGCAACCGCCCTTTGGCAGCACCACCTGCGACACAACCCCACGAGTCCGCTGTGGCCTGACCGTGACCGCTTTATCCTCAGCAACGGTCACGGCAGCATGCTGCACTACGCCCTGCTGCACCTCACCGGGTATAACCTCGAGCTCGAGGAGCTCCGGAACTTCCGGCAGTGGCACTCCAAAACCCCCGGGCATCCGGAGCGTGGTTACACCCCTGGCGTGGAAACCACGACGGGCCCGCTCGGGCAGGGTCTCGCGAACGCCGTCGGCATGGCCCTCGCCGAAACGCTCCTCGCGAGCGAGTTCAACACCAGCGAGCACACCATCGTCGATCATCACACGTACGTCTTTCTCGGCGACGGCTGCCTGATGGAAGGCCTCTCGCACGAAGCGTGCACCCTCGCGGGCACCTGGGGCCTGAACAAGCTTATCGCCTTCTGGGATGACAACGGCATCAGCATCGACGGGCACATCGAGCCTTGGTTTTCGCATGACGTCCCCGCGCAGTACCGCGCGTACGGCTGGAACGTCATCGAGAACATCGACGGGCACGACCACCAGAGCGTCCTGCACGCCATCGAGGACGCCAAAGCACAGCACGAACGCCCCACCCTCATCTGCTGCCGCACCACCATCGGCTACGGCGCACCCACCAAAGCCGGCACGCACGACGTGCACGGCGCTCCTCTCGGCCAGAACGAAATTCGAGCGGCACGCAAAGCGCTCGGCTGGACGCACGAACCCTTCGTAATCCCACAGAACCTCCAGGGCGCCTGGGACGCGCGTGAACGCGGCGCGACCCTCGAGCAGGACTGGAATGACCGCTTCGCCCGGTACGAACTGGAGTACCCGGAGAAGGCGGCCGAGTTCCGCCGTCGCTTGGCTGGCGAATTGCCCACCAACTGGACGGAAACTCGTGATGATCTCCTCGCGGGCGCGAGCACTGAAACGACGAGTCTCGCGACACGCAAAACCTCGCAGAACGTCCTCGAGACGCTCGTGCCCGCACTGCCGGAAGTGATCGGTGGCAGCGCGGACCTCACGCCGTCCAACCTCACCCGCGTCCGCGCCTCCAAACCTCTCGAGTTCACCCAAGGCGGGGCATCAGGGAACTACGTGCAGTACGGGGTGCGGGAGTTCGGCATGACTGCCATCATGAACGGTCTCGCCGCGCACGGCGGCTTCCTGCCGTACGGCGGAACGTTCGCGATCTTCAGTGACTACGCCCGCAACGCGCTACGCATGGCCGCCCTGATGAAGATCAAAGTTGTGTACGTCCTGACGCACGACAGCATCGGCGTCGGGGAGGACGGCCCGACCCACCAGCCGATCGAGCAGGCCGCGAGCTTGCGCCTGATCCCGAACTTGAACGTTTGGCGTCCCGCGGATCTGTTCGAGACGGCCGTCGCATGGACGCACGCCGTCGAGTACCAGGGGCCCACGGCGCTGCTGCTGTCCCGGCAGAACCTCCCGCAGCTCGCGCGCGAGCCACAGGCACGACCGGACGTGGCGCGCGGCGGGTACGTCCTCTCTGACGCCGAGGACGCGCGCGTCATCCTGATCGCCACGGGATCCGAAGTGCACCTTGCCGTGCTGGCCGCCGAACAGCTCGCTGCCGAAGGCATCGGGGCGCGTGTCGTGTCCATGCCGTCCACGACGACGTTCGACGCGCAGGACGACACGTACCGCAGCACTGTGCTGCCACGCGTCCTGCCTCGCGTCGCCGTCGAAGCGGCGCACGCGGACGGCTGGTGGAAGTACGTCGGCCTCGACGGGGAAGTCATTGGCCTCACGACCTTCGGGGAGTCCGCGCCGGCCGCGCGTCTCTTTCAGGAGTTCGGCGTCACCGTGGAGAACATCGTTTCAGCAGCCAAACGCGTGATGGTGCGTGCGGAAGGGAAATGA
- a CDS encoding IS4 family transposase, with product MIRRIERFFQQHPLCPLDVARFVLQALPDGKRIFILDRTNWKLGMQDVNLLVLAVRWRGVAIPLLWETLDHGGSSNQSIRAELLRQALELLKPHQIRLLIADREFIGADWLAFLTGHRVPFCLRIRADTNVDGLPACEWLPDLKAHERGVIAHEVEVMGTFVNVAVAVSAEGERVVVIGTLRAERLLDCYAARWAVESLFASMKSRGFRLESSHMTRAAHVSRLIGLLTLALVWCALLGAGEARRVLVHGRAAVGMLAAGWSRLIRAFTRAVWGEAATLLELVDQLFSPAGT from the coding sequence GTGATCCGGCGGATTGAACGGTTCTTCCAGCAGCACCCGCTGTGCCCACTCGATGTTGCCCGCTTCGTCCTCCAAGCCCTCCCGGACGGCAAGCGCATCTTCATTCTCGACCGAACGAACTGGAAACTTGGGATGCAGGACGTCAACCTGCTGGTGCTCGCCGTTCGCTGGCGCGGCGTCGCGATCCCACTCTTGTGGGAGACGCTCGACCATGGTGGAAGCAGCAACCAGAGCATCCGCGCGGAGTTGCTCAGGCAGGCACTCGAACTCCTGAAACCCCACCAGATTCGCTTGTTGATCGCTGACCGTGAATTCATCGGTGCAGACTGGTTGGCGTTCCTGACCGGGCACCGCGTGCCGTTCTGCTTGCGCATCCGAGCAGATACCAACGTCGATGGTTTGCCGGCGTGCGAGTGGTTGCCTGACCTGAAGGCGCACGAGCGCGGGGTGATTGCGCACGAGGTGGAGGTGATGGGTACCTTCGTGAACGTCGCCGTGGCCGTGAGCGCTGAGGGTGAGCGGGTGGTGGTGATCGGGACGTTACGAGCCGAGCGGCTGCTGGACTGCTATGCCGCAAGGTGGGCAGTGGAGTCACTTTTTGCTTCGATGAAGTCCAGGGGTTTCCGGCTGGAATCGTCGCACATGACGCGGGCGGCGCACGTGTCACGGCTGATCGGGTTGCTGACGTTGGCATTGGTGTGGTGTGCGTTGCTGGGCGCCGGGGAGGCACGGCGGGTGCTGGTCCATGGCCGCGCGGCGGTGGGGATGCTGGCAGCTGGCTGGTCGAGGTTGATACGGGCGTTCACGCGGGCCGTGTGGGGCGAGGCTGCCACGCTCCTGGAGCTGGTGGACCAGCTTTTCTCACCGGCTGGCACTTGA
- a CDS encoding sensor histidine kinase, with amino-acid sequence MTPGPGEPQDVSWIDALAQAVVLHEHGIVTRLNAAAVRLWSVSSERARGRRLLEVVRRHTLETLAERGGELDLEISGRALHCRAVPGALIVEDVTDLRRREAELREAAAVLSHEFRTPVTALKGLLEALQYELPYDMQQSFVNQGIAEVERLARLVEDLAVGFRPTRARTLPLSEVLARAERLIAPELASSGVCIDRGEDRLIRADPDKLLQVLINLLENALRYGPRPGKVQVHSRTGEPHVPGELVEIAVIDGGAPLRDTHNLWRAHVRGEGAQGNGSGMGLYIVRSIVEGWGGQAWTQRLAPSSEWPTGANAFCFTVPGS; translated from the coding sequence GTGACGCCTGGCCCCGGAGAGCCGCAGGACGTCTCCTGGATAGATGCGCTGGCGCAGGCTGTCGTGTTGCACGAGCACGGCATCGTCACGCGTCTGAATGCCGCCGCCGTGCGGCTGTGGAGCGTGAGCAGTGAGCGCGCACGCGGACGGCGGCTGCTGGAAGTCGTGCGGCGACACACCCTGGAGACCCTGGCCGAACGCGGCGGTGAACTCGATCTGGAAATCAGCGGGCGCGCCCTGCACTGTCGCGCGGTTCCCGGCGCGCTGATCGTCGAGGACGTGACCGACCTGCGCCGCCGCGAAGCGGAATTGCGCGAAGCGGCAGCCGTGCTGTCACATGAATTCCGCACGCCCGTCACGGCGCTCAAGGGGCTGCTCGAAGCCTTGCAGTACGAGCTGCCCTACGACATGCAGCAGAGCTTTGTCAATCAGGGCATTGCCGAAGTCGAGCGTCTCGCCCGGCTGGTCGAGGACCTCGCGGTGGGCTTTCGCCCCACGCGCGCACGGACGTTGCCCCTGTCCGAAGTGCTCGCTCGCGCTGAGCGTCTGATTGCACCGGAACTGGCCAGCTCCGGCGTCTGCATCGATCGCGGCGAAGACCGGCTCATTCGTGCCGATCCGGACAAGCTGTTACAGGTCCTGATCAACCTGCTCGAAAACGCCCTCCGTTATGGTCCACGCCCCGGCAAGGTACAGGTCCACTCCCGCACGGGAGAACCCCACGTTCCGGGTGAGCTGGTCGAAATAGCCGTCATCGACGGTGGTGCTCCGCTGCGTGACACGCACAACCTCTGGCGCGCCCACGTGCGCGGAGAAGGAGCGCAGGGCAACGGCAGCGGCATGGGACTGTACATCGTGCGCTCGATTGTCGAAGGATGGGGCGGACAGGCCTGGACGCAACGGCTCGCGCCCAGCAGCGAGTGGCCGACGGGCGCCAATGCCTTTTGTTTCACGGTTCCGGGCAGCTGA
- a CDS encoding response regulator transcription factor, with amino-acid sequence MNHVVVVEDEPTVRDVVRFHLERAGLRVSAFETTHQSLDALGSADALVLDWMLPTESGLSFLRRLRGDPEHRRLPVLMLTARAAEAERVEGLESGADDYLTKPFSAAELVARVRALLRRAAPETLQVLTNGPLTIDLAGAEARLSGERLLLTRREFDLLAFLTHNLSRVYGRTELLDRVWGADFLGGERTVDQHITQLRAHLREDPTSPRFLETVRGKGYRMRNWNHEQG; translated from the coding sequence GTGAACCACGTGGTGGTCGTGGAAGACGAACCGACCGTGCGTGACGTGGTGCGCTTTCACCTGGAGCGTGCCGGGCTGCGGGTATCGGCGTTCGAGACCACCCACCAGTCGCTGGACGCATTGGGCAGCGCCGACGCGCTGGTGCTCGACTGGATGCTGCCCACCGAAAGTGGCCTGAGTTTCCTGCGCCGTCTGCGTGGCGACCCGGAGCACCGCCGCCTGCCAGTGCTGATGCTGACGGCGCGCGCCGCTGAAGCCGAACGTGTCGAGGGACTCGAGAGCGGCGCGGATGACTACCTCACCAAGCCCTTCTCGGCCGCCGAACTGGTGGCCCGGGTGCGGGCACTGCTGCGCCGCGCCGCTCCCGAGACGCTGCAGGTGCTCACTAACGGTCCTCTTACCATCGATCTCGCTGGAGCGGAAGCGCGCCTTTCGGGCGAGCGGCTGCTGCTGACCCGGCGCGAGTTCGACCTGCTGGCGTTCCTGACGCACAACCTGTCGCGGGTGTATGGACGGACCGAACTGCTCGACCGGGTGTGGGGCGCGGACTTTCTGGGCGGCGAGCGTACGGTCGATCAGCACATCACGCAGCTGCGCGCCCACCTGCGCGAAGACCCAACCTCGCCGCGCTTTCTGGAAACCGTGCGGGGCAAAGGCTACCGCATGCGCAACTGGAACCATGAGCAGGGTTGA